In Microbacterium maritypicum, the following are encoded in one genomic region:
- a CDS encoding monovalent cation/H+ antiporter complex subunit F translates to MNILLMLIMVVFGIAAVLTLVRIVRGPSILDRAVASDVLLTEVMCVLGAEMAINGHTRNIPVLLIIAAIGVFGSISVARFVARRDNTTS, encoded by the coding sequence ATGAACATCCTGCTGATGCTGATCATGGTGGTCTTCGGCATCGCCGCCGTCCTCACCCTCGTCCGCATCGTTCGAGGACCGTCGATCCTCGACCGTGCCGTCGCCTCCGACGTGCTCCTCACCGAGGTCATGTGCGTGCTCGGGGCGGAGATGGCCATCAACGGTCACACCCGCAACATCCCCGTGCTCCTCATCATCGCCGCGATCGGGGTGTTCGGCTCGATCTCCGTCGCCCGGTTCGTCGCGAGAAGGGACAACACGACCTCATGA
- the mnhG gene encoding monovalent cation/H(+) antiporter subunit G — translation MNILGLVIPDPVIDVAVLVLILLGALLCLSAAVGLLRFRDVPSRLHAATKPQVLGLLLICIAIALSQRSVGGILLGFVLVAPVVLMQFATAPLSAHMVGRQAYRNGTIEQRGLVVDELAESKQTPPAAG, via the coding sequence ATGAACATCCTCGGTCTCGTGATCCCCGACCCCGTCATCGACGTGGCCGTGCTCGTGCTGATCCTGCTCGGGGCGCTGCTCTGCCTGTCGGCGGCGGTCGGGCTGCTGCGCTTCCGCGACGTGCCGTCCCGGCTGCACGCGGCGACCAAGCCGCAGGTGCTCGGGCTGCTGCTGATCTGCATCGCGATCGCCCTGTCGCAGCGGTCGGTCGGCGGCATCCTGCTGGGTTTCGTGCTCGTCGCGCCCGTCGTGCTCATGCAGTTCGCGACGGCGCCGCTGTCTGCGCACATGGTCGGGCGACAGGCCTACCGTAACGGCACCATCGAACAGCGTGGCCTCGTCGTGGACGAGCTCGCCGAGTCGAAGCAGACCCCGCCCGCCGCCGGCTGA
- a CDS encoding endonuclease domain-containing protein: protein MRPWTINERAAALYSSIVLDRAELLARRMTGRAITRAIDSGQLRRLRRDRYAIEPVDPDIAEAVRIGGRLSCISLLSQIGVFVHVVDALHVHVVPGSSRIRPPRSRRTILHWQSWSGQPSPLHVAPLADAVAQAIRCQAPRASVATVDSVLHHGLMTREEVILMFSQLPVRFRPLLALIDASAGSGPETFMRLILRALGVAFETQVLIEGVGRVDFLVEGWLIIECDSKEFHEGWAKQVDDRRRDMAAAMQGYVTIRPLAVDILRNDPTVRQAVAEVIRVMGPRFRPTTRS from the coding sequence ATGAGGCCATGGACCATAAACGAACGCGCAGCCGCGCTGTACAGCAGCATCGTTCTCGACCGAGCGGAACTCCTCGCCCGACGAATGACCGGACGAGCAATCACGCGAGCCATCGACTCCGGCCAGCTCCGACGGCTGCGCCGCGACCGTTACGCAATCGAACCCGTCGATCCTGATATCGCGGAAGCGGTCCGCATCGGCGGGCGCCTGTCGTGCATCTCGCTTCTGAGCCAGATCGGTGTATTCGTGCATGTCGTCGACGCACTGCATGTGCACGTCGTTCCAGGGTCGTCGCGAATTCGTCCTCCTCGATCGAGGCGAACCATCCTGCACTGGCAGTCGTGGTCGGGGCAACCGAGCCCTCTCCATGTCGCTCCCCTCGCGGACGCCGTCGCGCAGGCCATCCGGTGCCAGGCTCCGCGGGCATCTGTCGCCACCGTCGACAGCGTGCTGCACCACGGATTGATGACTCGGGAGGAAGTGATCCTCATGTTCTCTCAACTGCCTGTCCGGTTCCGTCCGTTGCTCGCGCTGATCGATGCCTCGGCGGGGTCGGGGCCCGAGACTTTCATGAGGCTCATTCTGCGAGCGCTCGGGGTCGCGTTTGAGACCCAGGTGCTGATCGAGGGTGTCGGCCGGGTCGACTTCCTGGTCGAGGGGTGGCTCATCATCGAGTGCGACAGCAAGGAGTTCCACGAGGGTTGGGCCAAACAGGTCGATGATCGGCGGCGGGATATGGCAGCTGCGATGCAGGGGTATGTGACGATCCGGCCCCTTGCGGTCGACATTCTGCGGAACGATCCGACCGTCCGACAGGCAGTCGCCGAGGTCATCCGGGTAATGGGACCGCGCTTTCGGCCCACGACTCGTTCATGA
- a CDS encoding alpha/beta fold hydrolase, whose amino-acid sequence MPSSYLAPKGTTVTLLEFEHGGATLIAETFGEGPHTYLLLHGIGMGRSVYLDVVQRLEGRVIALDLPGFGEAPEPTRTLTMERHADLVAAYLQQVDSGPVVVIGHSMGSQIAAELAARHPSLVEGVVLAGPTVNKAARNIAAQARYLLTDLVGERPLVIWRGAREYLRGGPHLIRKIRATVVHEPEDAFVRIECPVLVLRGEDDPLAPMSWCREILDAIPGAALEVIPDHGHGTLISDSEPAARLIHEFAARL is encoded by the coding sequence GTGCCATCCAGTTACCTCGCCCCGAAGGGCACGACCGTCACGCTCCTCGAGTTCGAGCACGGCGGCGCCACGCTCATCGCCGAGACGTTCGGCGAAGGCCCGCACACGTATCTCCTGCTGCACGGCATCGGGATGGGTCGGAGCGTCTACCTCGACGTCGTGCAGCGGCTCGAGGGTCGGGTGATCGCCCTGGACCTGCCGGGATTCGGCGAGGCTCCGGAGCCGACGCGCACCCTCACCATGGAACGCCACGCCGACCTGGTCGCCGCCTACCTGCAGCAGGTGGATTCGGGCCCCGTCGTCGTGATCGGCCACTCGATGGGCAGCCAGATCGCCGCAGAGCTCGCCGCGCGGCATCCGTCGCTGGTGGAAGGCGTGGTGCTGGCGGGCCCCACGGTGAACAAGGCGGCGCGCAACATCGCGGCACAGGCCCGCTACCTCCTGACCGATCTCGTCGGCGAGCGGCCGTTGGTGATCTGGCGCGGCGCGCGGGAGTACCTCCGGGGCGGCCCGCACCTGATCCGCAAGATCCGTGCCACCGTCGTGCACGAGCCCGAGGACGCCTTCGTGCGCATCGAGTGCCCGGTGCTGGTGCTGCGCGGTGAGGACGACCCGCTCGCGCCGATGAGCTGGTGCCGCGAGATCCTCGACGCGATCCCCGGTGCCGCGCTCGAGGTCATCCCCGACCACGGACACGGCACACTCATCAGCGACTCCGAGCCCGCTGCCCGCCTGATCCACGAGTTCGCCGCCCGCCTCTGA
- a CDS encoding penicillin acylase family protein, whose translation MTDSQESAVSARPSLGARIGRISFLVVAGIVVIAVAAAFFVTWTIQRSFPQTSGTVELDGLKAEVTVQRDDRGIPTITADSTDDLFYAEGFVHAQDRFFEMDFRRHVTAGRVAEMFGESQAATDAFLRTLGWRTVAEAEVEAMDDTTRGYYEAYADGVNAYLATRSGAELSLEYAVLGIQNPDYAPEPWEPADSVAWLKAMAWDLRGNIEDETERSLLAAELKAGADEAGEAVDTGEVLAKLYPDYPFDENPVIVPKISTVPALDTGAEPAAYTPSESDGEIQQATTTIEWQETSSVIEAASELVGDVGEGIGSNSWVVSGDLTETGMPLLANDPHLGASLPSVWYQVQLKCSTVNDACPFDVGGFSFSGLPGIVIGHNQHVAWGFTNLTTDVTDLYVERVVGDEYWRDGALVPLEQSTETIKVAGGEDIELTIRSTVHGPIISGLTDDFTAIADDPEPALAEGTEAPAAPPVGQDDAEYAVSLRWTALDPGTTATAIFALSTAQDFDDFRYAASLFDVPAQNLIYADTEGNIGYQTPGRLPIRGAGDGWMPQPGWDSSYDWTGYIPFDELPVSYNPTSGYIVTANNAIVTDDYAFFLSRDWDYGYRAARIAHLIERRAAAAPLTAQDMRDIQMDDEMWIGTQLATAMADVDVSRADVQSAVDLLLPWDGQNTVSSPAAAYANVLWSNLVQNIFGEREQPLPIDGQGRLFTVVADMLDDPTDPLWSNPQIDVDGMEAMLALSAEEAYDELVTLQGDVPTRWNWGDLHAITLTSDTLGTSGIAPVEALFNRGPYPVGGGASVVNATGWELGVSYATTTVPSMRMVIDLSDFDASTWNHLTGASGHAFHEHYTDQTADWTVGLQKPWAYSAKAVDASEVDTLILSPTG comes from the coding sequence ATGACCGATTCGCAGGAGTCCGCCGTATCCGCGCGCCCTTCACTGGGCGCCCGGATCGGACGGATCTCCTTCCTCGTTGTGGCCGGGATCGTCGTGATCGCCGTTGCCGCCGCCTTCTTCGTGACCTGGACGATCCAGCGCTCCTTCCCGCAGACCTCGGGAACGGTCGAGCTCGACGGTCTGAAGGCCGAGGTCACCGTGCAGCGCGATGACCGCGGCATCCCGACGATCACGGCCGACTCGACCGACGATCTGTTCTATGCCGAAGGGTTCGTGCACGCGCAGGACCGTTTCTTCGAGATGGACTTCCGCCGCCACGTCACCGCAGGGCGCGTCGCCGAGATGTTCGGAGAGTCCCAGGCGGCGACCGACGCCTTTCTGCGCACACTCGGCTGGCGAACCGTCGCCGAAGCCGAGGTCGAGGCGATGGATGACACCACGCGCGGCTACTACGAGGCCTATGCCGACGGGGTCAACGCCTACCTCGCGACACGGTCCGGCGCCGAGCTCTCGCTCGAGTATGCCGTTCTCGGCATCCAGAACCCGGACTACGCTCCCGAGCCGTGGGAGCCCGCGGATTCGGTCGCCTGGCTCAAGGCGATGGCCTGGGATCTGCGCGGCAACATCGAGGATGAGACCGAGCGCTCGCTCCTGGCCGCCGAGCTGAAGGCCGGTGCGGACGAGGCGGGCGAGGCGGTCGACACCGGGGAAGTACTCGCGAAGCTCTACCCCGACTACCCGTTCGACGAGAATCCGGTGATCGTCCCGAAGATCTCGACGGTGCCCGCACTCGACACCGGTGCGGAACCCGCCGCGTACACGCCCTCCGAATCCGACGGCGAGATCCAGCAGGCGACCACCACGATCGAGTGGCAGGAGACCTCGAGTGTGATCGAGGCCGCGAGCGAGCTCGTCGGCGATGTCGGCGAGGGCATCGGATCGAACTCCTGGGTCGTCTCGGGGGATCTCACCGAGACCGGGATGCCGCTGCTCGCGAACGACCCGCACCTCGGCGCGTCGCTGCCATCGGTCTGGTACCAGGTGCAGCTGAAGTGCTCGACCGTGAACGACGCGTGCCCGTTCGACGTCGGCGGCTTCTCGTTCTCCGGGCTTCCCGGCATCGTGATCGGCCACAACCAGCACGTCGCCTGGGGGTTCACGAACCTCACCACCGACGTCACCGACCTCTACGTGGAGCGGGTGGTCGGCGACGAGTACTGGCGCGATGGCGCGCTGGTCCCGCTCGAGCAGAGCACCGAGACCATCAAGGTCGCCGGCGGCGAGGATATCGAACTGACGATCCGCTCGACCGTGCACGGGCCCATCATCTCGGGACTCACGGACGACTTCACCGCGATCGCCGATGACCCGGAGCCGGCGCTCGCGGAAGGAACCGAGGCGCCCGCCGCTCCGCCCGTCGGTCAGGACGACGCCGAGTACGCCGTCAGCCTGCGCTGGACGGCGCTCGACCCCGGCACGACCGCGACCGCGATCTTCGCCCTCTCCACCGCGCAGGACTTCGACGACTTCCGCTACGCCGCCTCCCTCTTCGACGTGCCGGCACAGAACCTCATCTACGCCGACACCGAGGGCAACATCGGCTACCAGACACCGGGGCGCCTCCCGATCCGCGGTGCCGGCGACGGATGGATGCCGCAGCCGGGTTGGGACAGCAGCTACGACTGGACGGGCTACATCCCGTTCGACGAGCTGCCCGTCTCGTACAACCCGACCTCGGGGTACATCGTCACCGCGAACAACGCGATCGTGACCGACGACTACGCCTTCTTCCTGTCCCGCGACTGGGACTACGGGTATCGCGCGGCGCGCATCGCCCACCTGATCGAACGACGCGCGGCCGCCGCTCCGCTGACCGCACAGGACATGCGTGACATCCAGATGGACGACGAGATGTGGATCGGCACGCAGCTGGCGACCGCCATGGCCGACGTCGACGTGAGCCGCGCGGACGTCCAGTCGGCCGTGGACCTCCTGCTCCCGTGGGACGGCCAGAACACGGTCTCCTCCCCCGCCGCCGCCTACGCGAACGTGCTCTGGTCGAACCTCGTGCAGAACATCTTCGGCGAGCGCGAGCAGCCCCTGCCGATCGACGGACAGGGGCGCCTGTTCACGGTCGTCGCCGACATGCTCGACGACCCGACCGATCCGCTCTGGAGCAACCCGCAGATCGACGTCGACGGGATGGAGGCAATGCTGGCGTTGTCCGCCGAAGAGGCCTATGACGAGCTCGTCACCCTGCAGGGAGACGTTCCCACGCGCTGGAACTGGGGCGACCTGCACGCGATCACCCTCACCAGCGACACCCTCGGCACCTCGGGGATCGCGCCCGTCGAGGCCCTTTTCAACCGCGGGCCGTACCCGGTGGGCGGCGGCGCATCGGTGGTCAACGCGACCGGGTGGGAGCTCGGCGTCTCGTACGCCACCACGACGGTGCCGTCGATGCGCATGGTGATCGATCTCTCCGACTTCGATGCCTCGACCTGGAACCACCTCACCGGCGCGTCGGGTCATGCCTTCCACGAGCACTACACCGACCAGACCGCCGATTGGACGGTCGGGCTGCAGAAGCCGTGGGCGTACTCCGCGAAGGCGGTGGATGCGTCGGAGGTGGACACGCTGATCCTGTCGCCGACCGGCTGA
- a CDS encoding GntR family transcriptional regulator translates to MSDDVYHRLRDAIVDGELRPGERIRDYELAADLGTSKTPVRHALARLAEGGLVEMQRNRYTRVAPLDLDRIRDAIALFGDIWIGSVRHAMPLIQADDVAYLVDLTEDMSAAVVDHDVVEFGKALRAIVTGFARIEGNTTRVTVIEFLGPQIRRFTQHARGVFDWVAVERSTVAIREAIRQRDAAETRAAIVTLFDEVLPGIIDRAEELDAADERRSAGDSPA, encoded by the coding sequence GTGAGTGACGACGTCTATCACCGGCTGCGGGACGCGATCGTCGACGGTGAGCTTCGGCCGGGCGAGCGGATCCGCGACTACGAGCTGGCGGCGGATCTCGGGACGTCGAAGACGCCGGTGCGGCACGCGCTGGCGCGACTTGCCGAGGGGGGACTCGTCGAGATGCAGCGTAACCGCTACACGCGTGTGGCACCCCTCGATCTGGACCGCATCCGAGACGCGATCGCGCTCTTCGGTGACATCTGGATCGGTTCGGTACGCCACGCGATGCCGCTGATCCAGGCCGACGACGTCGCCTATCTCGTCGATCTCACCGAGGACATGTCCGCTGCGGTCGTGGACCACGATGTCGTCGAGTTCGGTAAAGCGTTGCGCGCCATCGTGACCGGGTTCGCGCGCATCGAGGGCAACACCACTCGGGTGACCGTCATCGAGTTCCTCGGCCCGCAGATCCGTCGCTTCACGCAGCACGCGCGCGGCGTGTTCGACTGGGTGGCGGTCGAGCGATCCACCGTCGCCATCCGTGAGGCCATCCGACAGCGCGACGCGGCCGAAACCCGTGCTGCCATCGTGACGCTCTTCGACGAGGTGCTGCCGGGCATCATCGACCGCGCCGAGGAGCTCGACGCCGCTGACGAACGGCGCAGCGCCGGCGACTCACCCGCCTAG
- the argG gene encoding argininosuccinate synthase, translated as MSKVLQSLPVGERVGIAFSGGLDTSVAVAWMREKGAVPFTYTGDLGQYDEDDIASIPGRALEYGAEASRLIDCKTALVEEGLVALSCGAFHIRSGGKTYFNTTPLGRAVTGTLLVRAMKEDGVDIWGDGSTYKGNDIERFYRYGLLANPRLRIYKPWLDADFVTELGGRKEMSDWLVARDFPYRDSAEKAYSTDANIWGATHEAKTLEHLDVSLETVDPIMGVKFWDPSVAIETEDVTVTFEAGRPVAINGVEYSDPVALVMEANTIGGRHGLGMSDQIENRIIEAKSRGIYEAPAMSLLFIAYERLVNGILNEDTLATYHEQGRRLGRLMYEGRWLEPQSLMLRESIQRWVGLTISGTVTIRLRRGDDWTILDTVSPNLSYGPEKLSMERVGDAAFGPVDRIGQLTMRNLDIADSRARLEQYAGLGLVGGATGELVGRVTAGESAEITESVHGSISEADENLADAVDTASEGAAFDSGTD; from the coding sequence ATGTCCAAGGTCCTCCAGTCCCTGCCCGTCGGCGAGCGCGTCGGCATCGCCTTCTCCGGAGGACTCGACACCTCCGTCGCCGTCGCGTGGATGCGCGAGAAGGGCGCCGTGCCCTTCACCTACACCGGCGACCTCGGTCAGTACGACGAAGACGACATCGCGTCGATCCCGGGCCGTGCGTTGGAGTACGGCGCCGAGGCCTCGCGCCTGATCGACTGCAAGACCGCCCTGGTCGAAGAAGGCCTCGTCGCCCTCTCCTGCGGCGCCTTCCACATTCGCTCCGGCGGCAAGACGTACTTCAACACCACACCCCTCGGCCGCGCGGTCACGGGCACGCTGCTGGTGCGCGCCATGAAGGAAGACGGCGTCGACATCTGGGGCGACGGCTCCACCTACAAGGGCAACGACATCGAGCGGTTCTACCGCTACGGCCTGCTCGCCAACCCGCGCCTGCGCATCTACAAGCCGTGGCTCGACGCCGACTTCGTCACCGAGCTCGGCGGTCGCAAGGAGATGAGCGACTGGCTCGTCGCCCGCGACTTCCCCTACCGCGACTCCGCCGAAAAGGCCTACTCGACCGACGCGAACATCTGGGGCGCGACGCACGAGGCCAAGACCCTCGAGCACCTCGACGTCTCGCTCGAGACTGTCGACCCGATCATGGGCGTGAAGTTCTGGGACCCGTCCGTCGCGATCGAGACCGAAGACGTCACCGTCACGTTCGAGGCCGGCCGTCCCGTCGCGATCAACGGCGTCGAGTACTCCGACCCGGTCGCCCTGGTCATGGAGGCGAACACGATCGGCGGACGCCACGGCCTCGGCATGAGCGACCAGATCGAGAACCGCATCATCGAGGCGAAGTCGCGCGGCATCTACGAGGCTCCCGCCATGTCGCTGCTATTCATCGCCTACGAGCGCCTCGTCAACGGCATCCTGAACGAGGACACCCTCGCCACCTACCACGAGCAGGGTCGCCGCCTCGGCCGCCTGATGTACGAGGGCCGCTGGCTCGAGCCGCAGTCGCTCATGCTGCGCGAGTCGATCCAGCGCTGGGTCGGCCTGACGATCTCGGGCACCGTGACGATCCGTCTGCGCCGCGGCGACGACTGGACCATCCTCGACACCGTCTCGCCGAACCTGTCCTACGGTCCCGAGAAGCTGTCGATGGAGCGCGTCGGCGACGCCGCCTTCGGCCCGGTCGACCGTATCGGCCAGCTCACGATGCGCAACCTCGACATCGCCGACTCGCGTGCCCGCCTCGAGCAGTATGCGGGCCTGGGCCTCGTGGGCGGCGCGACCGGCGAGCTGGTCGGCCGGGTGACCGCCGGAGAGTCCGCCGAGATCACCGAGTCGGTCCACGGGTCGATCTCCGAAGCCGACGAGAACCTGGCGGATGCCGTCGACACGGCGTCCGAGGGCGCGGCGTTCGACTCCGGCACCGACTGA
- a CDS encoding PIN domain-containing protein: MPTSADLVLDTSAALALLVEDNTAHIAVQSACAGAILGLAGHASAETYSVLTRLPGPNRLTPLAAANAIRAAFPRSISLSEEDARTAVDVLADAGIAGGAVYDGLVALCARAAGMTLVTCDRRAIGTYATLGVDVRVI, from the coding sequence TTGCCGACCAGCGCTGACCTCGTCCTCGATACGAGCGCAGCGCTCGCTCTCCTCGTGGAAGACAACACCGCGCACATCGCGGTCCAGAGCGCCTGCGCCGGGGCAATCCTCGGCCTCGCCGGCCACGCCTCAGCAGAGACATACTCCGTGCTGACGCGCCTGCCGGGCCCCAATCGCCTGACCCCTCTGGCAGCGGCGAACGCGATCCGGGCCGCATTCCCCCGGTCGATCTCACTCTCGGAAGAGGACGCGCGCACCGCCGTCGACGTCCTCGCCGATGCTGGAATCGCCGGTGGAGCGGTCTACGACGGCCTGGTCGCGTTGTGCGCCAGAGCCGCCGGGATGACGCTCGTCACATGCGATCGCCGCGCGATAGGAACGTACGCGACGCTCGGCGTCGATGTGCGCGTGATCTGA
- a CDS encoding AbrB/MazE/SpoVT family DNA-binding domain-containing protein, which yields MKATMDKAGRIVIPAALRERVGLIPGPIDLILDGNGIRIEIDAPDNLIEKDGRLVIASSGMAITPDDIRELRLADQR from the coding sequence ATGAAAGCAACCATGGACAAGGCAGGGCGAATCGTCATCCCCGCTGCGCTCCGCGAGCGCGTCGGATTGATCCCTGGTCCTATCGATCTCATCCTCGACGGCAACGGCATCCGCATCGAGATCGATGCCCCGGACAACCTCATCGAGAAGGACGGGCGTCTCGTCATCGCGTCGTCCGGCATGGCGATCACACCCGACGACATCCGCGAGTTGCGCCTTGCCGACCAGCGCTGA
- a CDS encoding ZIP family metal transporter, which yields MGEAVLWGVIAAAPLFIGAVLALLRKWPPRWLGIVLGFGAGALMASIAFELWEEGLDLAGPVPLVVGVAAGAISYYIADRILDARAAKSKSQAGGGRLAVGALLDGIPEQLVLGIGLASGEPVSIALVVAILVSNLPESIGSAADLLEGGMAKSRVLLLWAGVAVICAAATVAGFALASVTGDAFRSASSGFAAGALLVMLVDSMVPEAQSKAKESTGLATVLGFALAAGLALA from the coding sequence ATGGGCGAAGCAGTCCTGTGGGGAGTGATCGCGGCGGCGCCGCTGTTCATCGGCGCGGTGCTCGCTCTGCTCCGGAAGTGGCCGCCGCGGTGGCTCGGCATCGTCCTCGGGTTCGGCGCCGGCGCCCTCATGGCCTCGATCGCCTTCGAGCTCTGGGAAGAGGGGCTCGACCTCGCCGGTCCGGTCCCGCTGGTGGTCGGCGTCGCGGCCGGTGCCATCAGCTATTACATCGCCGACCGCATCCTCGATGCCCGTGCCGCGAAGAGCAAGTCGCAGGCGGGCGGTGGCCGGCTCGCCGTGGGCGCGCTGCTCGACGGCATCCCCGAGCAGCTCGTGCTCGGCATCGGGCTGGCATCAGGGGAGCCGGTCAGCATCGCGCTCGTGGTGGCCATCCTCGTCTCGAACCTGCCCGAGTCGATCGGGTCCGCCGCCGACCTGCTCGAGGGGGGCATGGCGAAGTCGCGTGTGCTGCTGCTGTGGGCAGGGGTGGCCGTGATCTGTGCGGCGGCGACCGTCGCGGGCTTCGCGCTGGCGAGCGTGACGGGTGACGCCTTCCGTTCCGCGTCGAGTGGCTTCGCAGCCGGGGCGCTTCTGGTGATGCTCGTCGACTCGATGGTCCCTGAGGCGCAGTCCAAGGCCAAGGAGTCGACGGGTCTCGCGACCGTCCTGGGCTTCGCGCTCGCCGCGGGGCTCGCGTTGGCGTGA
- a CDS encoding pyridoxamine 5'-phosphate oxidase family protein, producing the protein MIRELDEQQSYDLLSTTTIGRIGFVHDGRVQIHPVNFAVSGQELLLRTSPDGLLADLTQAPVDVAFEVDYHDPIGSTAWNVLLHGSLSRASEEEAAGIAARVHPWAGEDRSLPLVLHIDSISGRNVRREPAHPKI; encoded by the coding sequence ATGATCCGAGAACTCGATGAACAGCAGTCCTACGACCTGTTGAGCACCACCACGATAGGACGCATCGGCTTCGTCCATGACGGGCGGGTGCAGATCCACCCGGTGAACTTCGCGGTGTCGGGGCAGGAGCTGCTTCTGAGGACGTCGCCCGATGGCCTCCTGGCCGATCTGACGCAGGCGCCCGTCGACGTCGCGTTCGAGGTGGACTACCACGATCCGATCGGGAGCACGGCGTGGAACGTGCTGCTGCACGGCAGTCTCTCCCGTGCGTCGGAAGAAGAAGCCGCCGGCATCGCCGCTCGTGTGCACCCCTGGGCGGGTGAGGATCGGAGCCTCCCTCTGGTCCTGCACATCGACAGCATCTCCGGTCGCAACGTACGCCGAGAGCCGGCACACCCGAAGATCTGA
- a CDS encoding alpha/beta hydrolase gives MTDTTLARPPFDPELEAALALVGDQLPSTLTPEMIPFLRQSPVGGEEEIFAALAERGFTFRDVSIPGHGGDEIVVSVIEKEGRTGTGPGFFHTHGGGMIIGNRWLGVVGFLDWAERFNGVIVTVEYRLAPEFPDPYPVEDCYAALLWAAENAGELGIDLSRLMIGGGSAGGGLAAGTALLARDRRGPELIGQLLIYPMLDDRDESVSTRQIDGIGVWDRGSNITGWTALLGDRKGTDDVSIYAAPARATDLSGLPPAFIDCGSAEVFRDEDVAYATKLWEAGVQAELHVWAGGFHGFDMFAPHTAVAQAMLAARDNWVNRLLS, from the coding sequence ATGACTGACACGACCCTGGCGCGCCCGCCCTTCGATCCCGAACTCGAAGCCGCTCTCGCCCTCGTGGGCGACCAACTGCCGTCCACGCTCACTCCGGAGATGATCCCGTTCCTGCGCCAGTCGCCGGTCGGCGGCGAGGAGGAGATCTTCGCTGCGCTCGCCGAGCGCGGGTTCACCTTTCGCGACGTGTCGATCCCCGGCCACGGGGGTGACGAGATCGTGGTCTCCGTGATCGAGAAGGAAGGCCGCACCGGCACCGGTCCCGGCTTCTTCCACACCCATGGCGGCGGGATGATCATCGGCAACCGCTGGCTCGGTGTCGTCGGCTTCCTCGACTGGGCCGAGCGCTTCAACGGCGTGATCGTCACGGTCGAGTACCGGCTCGCCCCCGAGTTCCCCGATCCGTACCCGGTGGAGGACTGCTACGCCGCGCTGCTGTGGGCGGCCGAGAACGCGGGCGAGCTCGGCATCGACCTGTCGCGGCTGATGATCGGCGGCGGGAGCGCGGGCGGCGGTCTGGCTGCCGGCACCGCTCTGCTGGCCCGTGACCGGCGAGGCCCTGAGCTGATCGGGCAGCTGCTCATCTACCCGATGCTCGATGACCGCGACGAGTCGGTCTCGACCCGTCAGATCGACGGCATCGGCGTCTGGGACCGCGGATCGAACATCACTGGCTGGACGGCGCTCCTGGGCGACCGCAAGGGCACCGACGACGTCTCGATCTATGCCGCCCCGGCCAGGGCCACCGACCTGAGCGGACTGCCGCCCGCGTTCATCGACTGCGGCAGTGCCGAGGTGTTCCGCGACGAGGATGTCGCCTACGCCACGAAGCTCTGGGAGGCCGGAGTCCAGGCCGAGCTGCACGTGTGGGCCGGCGGCTTCCACGGCTTCGACATGTTCGCCCCGCACACCGCCGTCGCGCAGGCCATGCTCGCCGCTCGCGACAACTGGGTGAACCGCCTGCTCTCCTGA